In the genome of Flavobacterium panacagri, one region contains:
- a CDS encoding GNAT family N-acetyltransferase, with amino-acid sequence MNIRKGNPEDMKSVLELIQELAIFEKEPDAVVITEEDLVRDGFGEKPLFQVFVAEIENEEKQKEIVGIALYYYRYSTWKGKTIHLEDLIVKEKMRGTGLGSALYAEIMKQGKKDGVRRVEWNVLAWNTPAVNFYKNSGAKILDDWQVVQMDEAGVNAFLEKL; translated from the coding sequence ATGAATATTAGAAAAGGAAATCCTGAGGATATGAAATCGGTGTTGGAGCTAATTCAGGAGCTTGCAATATTCGAAAAAGAACCTGATGCTGTTGTTATTACAGAAGAAGATTTAGTTCGTGACGGATTTGGAGAAAAACCGCTTTTTCAGGTTTTTGTGGCGGAGATTGAAAACGAAGAAAAACAAAAAGAAATCGTTGGAATTGCTTTATATTACTACCGCTACTCTACCTGGAAAGGAAAGACAATTCACCTCGAAGATTTAATCGTAAAAGAAAAAATGCGCGGTACAGGGTTAGGATCTGCACTTTATGCTGAAATCATGAAACAAGGTAAAAAAGACGGCGTTCGAAGAGTAGAATGGAATGTTCTGGCTTGGAATACGCCAGCCGTTAATTTTTACAAAAATTCCGGCGCCAAAATCCTTGACGATTGGCAGGTCGTTCAAATGGATGAAGCTGGAGTGAATGCGTTCTTAGAAAAATTATAA
- a CDS encoding HupE/UreJ family protein: MSQFWIYFQIGLKHVLDIHAYDHVLFLIALTVPYLFKDWKRIFLLVSLFTIGHTLALILSVYGIITIKVNLVEFLIPITILITALYHLFTAGKTSKNDSVNLVFFITLFFGIIHGLGFSNYFKTILGGSATSKLLPLGEFALGIEAAQLVVVFVVLIISYIVQTVFRFSKRDWALVMSAFVIGVVIPMIIESPIWNR, translated from the coding sequence ATGTCACAATTTTGGATTTATTTTCAAATAGGATTAAAACACGTTTTGGATATTCATGCCTACGACCACGTTCTTTTTTTAATCGCCCTAACCGTTCCATATTTATTTAAGGACTGGAAAAGAATTTTTCTATTGGTTTCGTTGTTTACAATTGGACATACATTGGCTTTAATTCTTTCGGTTTACGGCATAATAACTATAAAAGTTAATCTGGTCGAGTTCTTAATTCCTATTACGATTTTAATAACGGCTCTGTATCATTTATTTACAGCTGGAAAGACTTCAAAAAATGATAGTGTAAATCTGGTATTTTTTATAACTTTATTCTTTGGTATTATTCATGGTTTAGGTTTTTCTAATTATTTCAAAACAATTTTAGGAGGATCTGCAACATCAAAATTATTACCTTTGGGAGAGTTTGCCTTAGGGATCGAAGCTGCACAGCTCGTAGTGGTTTTTGTGGTTTTAATAATATCATATATAGTGCAAACCGTTTTTCGTTTTTCAAAACGCGACTGGGCACTGGTAATGTCGGCTTTTGTTATTGGAGTTGTAATTCCAATGATTATCGAAAGTCCGATTTGGAACAGATAA
- a CDS encoding aspartate kinase, with product MRVFKFGGASVKDADGIKNVYDVLQKVGYEDVILVVSAMGKTTNALEVVIKNYFDKSTELNSSVQEIKKYHNQILLDLFEDENNDVFAAVNAQFAELEYFLAHNKSPNYNFVYDQVVSFGELISTNILSHYMNFRGIQTQWLDVRNFIKTNANYRDAEVDWETTQQNISKNVPRKQLNITQGFLGADENNFTTTLGREGSDYTAGIFAYCLNAESVTIWKDVPGVMNADPRYFENASLLNQISYREAIELAFYGATVIHPKTLQPLQKKEIPLYVKSFVNPLLKGTCVSKGVDLEPQYPCFIVKREQLLISLSSIDFSFIMEENISEIFGLFHEFKIKVNLIQNSAISFSVCVEDKFGNFPELNAILSKKFKVEYSENVTLYTIRHFTEEAAATVEANKEVLLKQVSRETMQIVTKELN from the coding sequence ATGAGAGTATTTAAATTTGGTGGTGCGTCGGTGAAAGATGCAGATGGAATTAAAAACGTATATGACGTTTTACAAAAAGTGGGGTATGAAGATGTAATATTGGTTGTTTCCGCTATGGGAAAAACAACAAATGCTCTTGAAGTGGTTATCAAGAATTATTTTGATAAATCGACAGAGTTGAATTCTTCTGTACAAGAAATCAAAAAATACCACAATCAAATCTTATTGGATTTATTTGAAGATGAAAACAATGACGTTTTTGCAGCTGTAAATGCGCAGTTCGCTGAATTGGAATATTTTTTAGCACACAATAAATCTCCAAACTACAACTTCGTTTACGATCAGGTGGTGAGTTTTGGTGAATTGATTTCTACCAATATTTTAAGTCATTATATGAATTTCAGAGGAATTCAGACACAATGGCTTGATGTTCGTAATTTCATTAAAACGAATGCCAACTACCGAGATGCGGAAGTGGACTGGGAAACAACGCAACAAAATATCAGCAAAAATGTTCCAAGAAAACAATTAAATATTACACAAGGTTTCTTAGGTGCTGACGAAAACAATTTCACGACAACTCTAGGTCGTGAAGGTTCTGATTATACTGCTGGAATTTTTGCTTACTGCTTAAATGCCGAGAGCGTAACCATTTGGAAAGACGTTCCTGGAGTTATGAATGCCGACCCTCGTTATTTTGAAAATGCAAGTTTACTAAACCAAATTTCATATCGTGAAGCTATCGAATTAGCATTTTACGGCGCAACGGTAATTCACCCAAAAACGTTACAGCCGTTACAGAAAAAAGAAATTCCTTTGTATGTAAAATCGTTTGTGAATCCTTTATTAAAAGGAACCTGCGTTTCTAAAGGTGTTGACTTAGAACCACAATATCCTTGCTTTATCGTAAAAAGAGAACAGCTTTTGATCTCGCTTTCTTCTATTGATTTCTCTTTCATTATGGAAGAAAACATCAGTGAGATTTTTGGTTTATTCCACGAATTCAAAATCAAAGTAAACTTAATTCAGAACTCTGCTATTAGTTTTTCTGTTTGTGTAGAGGATAAATTTGGAAATTTCCCAGAATTAAATGCTATTCTTTCTAAAAAATTCAAAGTAGAATACAGCGAGAATGTAACATTGTACACGATTCGTCACTTTACTGAAGAAGCCGCAGCAACTGTTGAAGCTAACAAAGAAGTTTTATTGAAACAAGTTAGCCGCGAAACGATGCAGATTGTGACTAAAGAACTTAATTAA
- a CDS encoding helix-turn-helix transcriptional regulator, with amino-acid sequence MNKIVGNNLKILRKSKNMSQEQVADHLNISQSAYARMERGDSASWANHFKNICEFFDRSPEELVKKSLDINSQENLFDVERQTERALMNVYRKIIKEYESQIKDLKKIIKYLNKDKKQN; translated from the coding sequence ATGAATAAAATTGTAGGAAATAATTTAAAAATTTTACGTAAATCTAAAAATATGTCCCAAGAGCAAGTTGCAGATCATTTGAATATTTCACAATCTGCTTATGCAAGAATGGAACGTGGAGACAGTGCTTCGTGGGCTAATCACTTTAAAAACATTTGTGAGTTTTTTGATCGATCTCCAGAAGAATTAGTTAAAAAAAGTTTAGATATTAATTCACAAGAAAATTTGTTTGATGTAGAACGTCAGACGGAACGTGCATTGATGAATGTTTACAGGAAAATAATAAAAGAATATGAATCGCAGATAAAAGATTTGAAGAAGATTATTAAGTATCTGAATAAAGATAAAAAACAAAACTAA
- a CDS encoding S41 family peptidase yields MKFNSKYLPIIIGATFALGTVVGSLMNAPADEQFLAKNYSKTKLNKLIDFINNEYVDSINTDSIVNLTVDNILSKLDPHSVYIPPSEQAEVAESMKGDFVGIGINFYMYKDSVAIIKPIENGPSAKAGLKSGDRILYAGKTKLYGRKLPSDSLFSKLKGLQGSEIELTVFRKSEQKKLKFKVKRDVIPIKSVDASLLIGNNIGYIKINRFAETTFNEFKTGLTRLKQKGIQSLVIDLRDNGGGYMEEAIAIADEFLKDKQLIVFTKSKNGSIDKTFATKAGSFETGKVYVLINENSASASEILAGAIQDNDRGTIVGRRSFGKGLVQREMDFNDGSAVRLTVARYYTPTGRSIQKPYKKGNEDYFKESESRITTGELYAKDSIKVADSLKFKTPKGKIVYGGGGIVPDVFVPMEAEHGNENVGYLLQTGIVGHFVFEELDKDRNAFAGDNFNTFLAKMKHSDVYFKKFKNYILLTGLDLKLDKTKALVNRYITAEFARQLFGELYYYDVILKDDAMIKTILNPKK; encoded by the coding sequence ATGAAATTTAATTCGAAATATTTACCTATAATAATCGGAGCGACCTTTGCTCTGGGAACGGTTGTTGGAAGCCTTATGAATGCTCCAGCCGATGAGCAGTTTTTGGCTAAAAATTACTCTAAAACCAAACTCAACAAACTGATTGATTTTATCAATAACGAATACGTTGACAGTATCAATACAGACTCTATTGTTAATCTTACTGTAGATAATATTCTTTCCAAATTAGATCCGCATTCGGTTTATATTCCGCCAAGCGAACAGGCTGAGGTTGCAGAAAGCATGAAAGGGGATTTCGTTGGAATCGGAATCAATTTTTATATGTATAAAGATTCGGTTGCCATTATAAAACCAATTGAAAACGGCCCTTCAGCGAAAGCGGGACTAAAATCGGGTGACCGAATTTTATATGCCGGAAAAACTAAATTGTATGGCCGAAAACTGCCTTCAGATAGTTTGTTTTCGAAATTGAAAGGTTTGCAGGGATCTGAAATTGAATTAACAGTTTTTAGAAAATCGGAACAAAAGAAACTGAAGTTCAAAGTAAAAAGAGATGTTATTCCAATCAAAAGCGTCGATGCTTCTTTGTTAATTGGGAATAATATCGGTTACATCAAAATAAATCGTTTTGCCGAAACTACTTTTAATGAATTCAAAACAGGCTTAACGAGATTAAAACAAAAAGGAATTCAGTCGCTTGTAATTGATCTTCGCGATAATGGAGGCGGTTATATGGAAGAAGCAATTGCAATTGCAGATGAATTTTTAAAAGACAAACAATTGATTGTTTTTACAAAAAGTAAAAATGGTTCTATCGATAAAACATTTGCTACAAAAGCGGGAAGTTTTGAAACTGGAAAAGTGTATGTTTTAATTAATGAAAACAGTGCTTCTGCGAGTGAAATTTTGGCCGGAGCAATTCAGGATAATGATCGCGGTACAATAGTAGGAAGACGTTCTTTTGGAAAAGGTTTAGTTCAAAGAGAAATGGATTTTAACGACGGCTCTGCTGTTCGTTTGACTGTAGCACGTTATTACACACCAACAGGAAGATCAATTCAAAAGCCTTATAAAAAAGGGAATGAAGATTATTTTAAAGAATCTGAATCCAGAATTACAACGGGAGAATTGTATGCTAAAGATAGTATAAAAGTAGCCGATTCCTTAAAATTCAAAACACCAAAAGGTAAAATCGTTTATGGTGGCGGCGGAATTGTTCCTGATGTTTTTGTTCCGATGGAAGCAGAACACGGAAATGAAAATGTAGGCTATTTATTGCAGACAGGAATTGTCGGGCATTTTGTTTTTGAAGAATTGGACAAAGATAGAAATGCTTTTGCAGGAGATAATTTCAATACGTTTTTAGCTAAAATGAAGCATTCAGATGTGTACTTTAAAAAGTTTAAAAACTACATTTTGTTGACTGGTTTAGATTTAAAACTAGACAAGACCAAAGCATTAGTAAATCGCTATATTACGGCTGAATTTGCACGACAATTGTTTGGAGAATTGTACTATTATGATGTGATCTTAAAAGATGATGCCATGATTAAAACCATTCTCAATCCGAAGAAATAA
- a CDS encoding glycosyltransferase, with protein MSIDYSANKTILVAPLNWGLGHATRCIPIIKALQENNYIPIIASDGVALALLRKEFPYIQTLELPSYHIEYAKNGKNFKWKLIKNLPKMITAILDEKKMVNTWIKKHGIDGIISDNRLGVFSKKVPSVFMTHQLNVMTGNTTWFTSVCHQKIIKKYTECWVPDTNDEVNLTGDLGHVKSEELNLKYIGPLSRMRKKDTPKIYDLMIILSGPEPQRTFLDEKLQKEAAKYPGKVVFVQGIVDKSQEKWQAGNVTYYNFMNSKQLEQTFNESEFVLCRSGYTTVMDLAKLGKKAFFIPTPGQYEQEYLAVKLQEENLVPYAMQDDFTIEDLSKVKSFKGLSQFENNIDWDSLFAVFENNSPA; from the coding sequence ATGAGCATTGATTATTCTGCGAATAAAACTATTTTAGTCGCTCCATTAAATTGGGGTCTTGGCCATGCAACTCGTTGTATTCCTATTATAAAAGCGCTTCAGGAGAATAATTATATCCCGATTATTGCCTCAGACGGGGTTGCGCTGGCTTTATTGCGAAAAGAATTTCCTTATATACAGACTTTAGAACTTCCTTCTTATCATATTGAATATGCCAAGAATGGTAAAAACTTTAAATGGAAGCTGATCAAAAACCTTCCTAAAATGATAACTGCCATTTTGGATGAGAAAAAAATGGTCAATACCTGGATTAAAAAACATGGAATTGATGGTATTATCTCTGATAATAGATTAGGGGTTTTCAGTAAAAAAGTTCCTTCTGTATTTATGACGCATCAATTGAATGTGATGACAGGAAATACAACTTGGTTTACGAGTGTATGCCATCAAAAAATCATCAAAAAATATACAGAATGCTGGGTTCCCGATACTAATGATGAAGTAAATCTTACTGGAGATTTAGGTCATGTAAAATCTGAGGAACTGAATTTAAAATATATTGGTCCGCTAAGCCGAATGCGAAAAAAAGACACTCCAAAAATATATGATCTGATGATTATATTATCTGGCCCTGAACCACAGCGTACTTTCTTGGATGAAAAACTACAGAAAGAAGCAGCAAAATATCCTGGAAAAGTCGTTTTTGTTCAAGGGATTGTAGATAAATCTCAGGAAAAATGGCAGGCTGGAAATGTGACTTATTATAATTTCATGAATTCAAAACAGCTGGAACAGACTTTTAATGAAAGTGAATTTGTTCTCTGCCGTTCGGGTTATACGACTGTTATGGATTTGGCTAAATTGGGCAAAAAAGCTTTTTTTATTCCAACTCCAGGACAATATGAACAAGAATATCTGGCAGTAAAACTTCAAGAAGAAAATCTTGTGCCTTATGCAATGCAAGACGACTTTACTATTGAAGATTTATCAAAAGTAAAATCGTTTAAAGGACTATCCCAATTTGAAAACAATATTGACTGGGATTCGTTATTTGCTGTTTTCGAAAATAATTCTCCAGCATAA
- a CDS encoding sensor histidine kinase, whose translation MKINFKKTYKFAIKSALYISLFTTAFVLMLMSLFYKNQLKHQIAFGIIFIIVIYIFSFLVLQYRVERFIYRRVKKIYDEVSLLESTTLINQPINTDMETLSREVKKFATDKKLEIEMLEIREQYRREFLGNVSHELKTPLFTVQGYVSTLLDGAMDDKNIRKKYLKRAEKGVERLIYIVEDLDMITKLESGDLDLNMTDFDIVELIQNVFDLLEMKADKKKIKLAFESKNVQSVIIRGDQDRIQQVLENLIVNSIKYGKEGGLTEVGVVNLTKKKVLIRISDNGEGVEKQNIPRLFERFYRVDKSGTRSEGGSGLGLAIVKHIIEAHKEKVYVESEFGIGSEFSFTLEKAFKNPKADVKKS comes from the coding sequence ATGAAAATTAATTTTAAAAAAACATACAAGTTTGCTATAAAATCGGCATTGTATATCAGTCTCTTTACTACTGCTTTTGTACTGATGTTAATGTCTTTATTTTATAAAAACCAATTAAAACATCAGATTGCGTTTGGAATAATTTTCATTATTGTCATCTATATTTTCTCTTTTTTGGTTTTGCAATATCGTGTAGAACGATTCATTTATAGAAGAGTGAAGAAAATCTATGATGAAGTTTCGTTATTAGAATCTACCACTTTGATCAATCAGCCAATAAATACGGATATGGAAACGCTTTCTCGAGAAGTGAAAAAGTTTGCAACCGATAAAAAGCTGGAAATCGAAATGTTAGAAATTCGTGAACAATACAGAAGAGAGTTTTTAGGAAACGTTTCGCACGAATTGAAAACACCTTTATTTACCGTTCAGGGTTATGTCTCCACTTTGTTGGATGGAGCAATGGACGATAAAAACATCAGAAAAAAATATTTAAAACGAGCCGAAAAAGGAGTAGAGCGTTTGATCTATATAGTAGAAGATTTGGATATGATTACCAAATTAGAATCTGGTGATTTAGATTTAAATATGACTGATTTTGATATCGTTGAGCTGATTCAGAATGTTTTTGACTTATTGGAAATGAAAGCCGATAAAAAGAAAATCAAATTAGCTTTTGAAAGCAAAAATGTACAATCTGTAATTATTCGCGGAGATCAAGACCGAATTCAGCAAGTTCTTGAAAACTTAATTGTCAATTCTATTAAATATGGAAAAGAAGGTGGTTTAACAGAAGTTGGCGTTGTCAACTTAACCAAGAAAAAAGTCTTAATTCGTATTAGTGATAATGGAGAAGGAGTTGAAAAACAAAACATTCCAAGACTTTTTGAACGTTTCTATCGCGTTGACAAAAGCGGAACGCGTTCTGAAGGAGGTTCTGGTTTAGGTTTGGCGATTGTAAAGCATATTATTGAAGCGCATAAAGAGAAAGTTTATGTAGAAAGTGAGTTCGGAATTGGTTCAGAATTCTCTTTTACGCTCGAAAAAGCATTTAAAAACCCAAAAGCAGACGTTAAAAAATCGTAA
- the fbp gene encoding class 1 fructose-bisphosphatase — translation MEERNKTLGEFIIENQKAFQYSSGELSRIINSIRLAAKVVNHKVNQAGLVDIIGAAGEQNIQGEDQQKLDVYANEVFIQTLINREIVCGIASEENDDYITVQGSDNCHNNKYVILMDPLDGSSNIDVNVSVGTIFSVFRRVTPIGTPVTSEDFLQPGINQVAAGYVIYGTSTMLVYTTGHGVNGFTLNPAIGTFYLSHPNMQFPKDGHIYSVNEGNYVHFPQGVKNYIKYCQREEGDRPYTSRYIGSLVSDFHRNMIKGGIYIYPTSSKAPKGKLRLLYEGNPMAFLAEQAGGKATDGFNRIMEIQPTELHQRVPFFCGSYNMVEKAEEFMAAE, via the coding sequence ATGGAAGAACGCAATAAAACACTGGGAGAGTTTATTATTGAGAACCAAAAAGCATTTCAGTATTCGTCGGGAGAGCTCTCGCGAATTATCAACTCTATTAGATTGGCGGCCAAGGTGGTCAATCATAAAGTAAACCAAGCGGGTTTGGTGGATATTATTGGCGCCGCGGGCGAGCAGAATATCCAGGGAGAAGACCAGCAAAAATTAGATGTCTATGCCAACGAAGTATTTATCCAGACGTTAATAAACCGTGAGATTGTCTGTGGTATTGCTTCAGAAGAAAACGACGATTATATTACAGTTCAGGGGAGCGACAACTGTCATAATAATAAGTACGTGATCTTAATGGATCCGCTTGACGGATCTTCAAACATTGATGTGAATGTTTCAGTAGGAACGATCTTTTCTGTTTTTAGAAGAGTAACGCCAATTGGAACTCCGGTAACCAGCGAGGATTTTTTACAACCGGGAATCAATCAGGTGGCAGCAGGCTATGTAATTTATGGAACTTCAACCATGCTGGTTTACACGACAGGACATGGAGTAAACGGATTTACTTTAAACCCCGCAATAGGGACTTTTTATCTTTCACATCCGAATATGCAATTTCCAAAAGATGGACATATCTATTCGGTAAACGAAGGAAATTATGTTCATTTTCCACAAGGGGTAAAAAATTACATTAAATATTGTCAGCGAGAAGAAGGTGACAGACCTTATACTTCAAGATATATTGGAAGTTTGGTTTCAGATTTTCATCGAAACATGATTAAGGGCGGTATCTATATTTATCCAACAAGTTCTAAAGCGCCAAAAGGAAAGTTGCGTTTATTGTATGAAGGTAATCCAATGGCGTTTCTTGCAGAACAAGCCGGAGGAAAAGCAACAGACGGATTTAATAGAATTATGGAAATCCAGCCAACAGAACTGCACCAAAGAGTTCCATTTTTCTGCGGAAGCTATAATATGGTAGAAAAGGCGGAGGAATTTATGGCGGCTGAATAA
- a CDS encoding DUF5808 domain-containing protein, which translates to MKQNQEPSEEEQNNWSHDPDNWIWGLFYYNPKDKRMFPPKRIKEMGWTVNFANPNSVFLCVIMILILMILCESVKR; encoded by the coding sequence ATGAAACAGAACCAAGAACCCTCCGAAGAAGAACAAAACAATTGGAGCCACGATCCAGATAATTGGATATGGGGACTTTTCTATTATAATCCGAAGGACAAAAGAATGTTTCCTCCTAAAAGAATCAAAGAAATGGGATGGACAGTTAATTTTGCTAATCCTAATTCGGTTTTTCTTTGTGTAATTATGATTCTCATTTTAATGATTTTGTGTGAAAGCGTAAAAAGATAA
- a CDS encoding TerB family tellurite resistance protein, whose product MPFSELFDNEFKQRNRGHFSAIVRVAFADGKISPEEQEFLNKIASTLQISDEEYKEILADPWKHPINPPYLYTQRLERLYDLAKMVHVDHHLGDKQEVMLVRMGLALGFTPGNVNYIVSKALSLVDQKVDLDTFLFEMENMNK is encoded by the coding sequence ATGCCATTTTCAGAATTATTTGATAACGAATTCAAACAAAGAAACAGAGGTCATTTCTCTGCAATTGTGCGTGTTGCTTTTGCTGACGGAAAAATAAGCCCAGAGGAACAGGAATTTTTGAATAAAATTGCTTCTACATTACAAATTTCAGACGAAGAATATAAAGAAATCCTTGCTGATCCTTGGAAACATCCTATAAATCCTCCTTATTTATATACACAACGTTTAGAGCGTTTGTATGATCTAGCCAAAATGGTTCACGTAGATCACCATTTAGGAGACAAACAAGAAGTAATGTTAGTTCGTATGGGACTTGCTTTAGGTTTTACTCCAGGAAACGTAAACTACATTGTTTCAAAAGCATTATCTCTAGTAGATCAGAAAGTAGATTTAGATACTTTCTTGTTTGAAATGGAGAATATGAATAAATAG
- a CDS encoding porin — MIKRKLLAVLLLLTCAVNAQETNKQELNKQDVKNEVMRILDSINKAKLPDTKSGGGIEEHWYDRISLRGYAQIRYNGLLSTNDKVSCDQCDKSWGTTSTAPDAKANNGLFIRRARLVFSGQVHPNVFFYFQPDFASSPSTGIQNFVQIRDLYFDLSFDKKREYRVRVGQSKIPYGFENMQSSSQRLTLDRADGINSAILNERDLGMFFYWAPAEIRERFNMLVRDGYKGSGDFGVFAFGVYNGQIANKLDGNRDLNVVARVTYPFVIGSQIIEPGIQAYTGKWAFTGEISSGVTVNDPQYVKDQRVGATFVLYPRPFGIQTEYNIGKGPRYNTVTNTVDETDLNGGYVLLNYKWDIKKQHIYPFAKFQYYDGGKKYEKDARSYIVRDYQIGVEWQPIKAFELTAEYVIADRTFEDSALPINRQQGNVLRLQAQFNF; from the coding sequence ATGATAAAAAGAAAATTACTAGCAGTTTTATTACTGTTAACTTGTGCTGTTAATGCGCAGGAAACAAATAAGCAAGAATTGAATAAGCAGGATGTAAAAAACGAAGTAATGCGTATTTTAGATTCTATCAACAAAGCGAAACTTCCAGACACTAAATCTGGAGGAGGAATTGAAGAACATTGGTACGACAGAATCTCATTAAGAGGTTACGCTCAGATTCGATATAATGGTCTGCTTTCTACAAATGATAAAGTTTCTTGTGATCAGTGCGATAAATCTTGGGGAACAACTTCTACAGCTCCAGATGCCAAAGCAAATAACGGACTTTTTATTCGCCGTGCCCGTTTGGTATTTTCAGGACAGGTTCATCCAAATGTATTTTTCTATTTCCAGCCAGATTTTGCTAGTTCGCCAAGTACAGGAATTCAGAACTTTGTTCAGATTCGTGATTTGTATTTTGATCTTTCGTTTGATAAGAAAAGAGAATATCGTGTTCGTGTAGGGCAGAGTAAAATTCCATACGGATTCGAAAATATGCAGTCTAGTTCGCAGCGTTTAACTCTAGATCGTGCCGATGGAATCAACAGTGCTATATTGAACGAACGTGATTTGGGAATGTTCTTTTATTGGGCTCCAGCCGAAATTAGAGAGCGTTTCAACATGTTGGTAAGAGACGGTTATAAAGGTTCAGGGGATTTTGGTGTATTTGCTTTTGGTGTTTACAATGGTCAAATTGCTAATAAATTAGATGGAAATAGAGATTTAAATGTAGTTGCCAGAGTAACGTATCCATTCGTAATTGGGAGTCAGATCATCGAACCAGGAATTCAGGCTTACACAGGAAAATGGGCTTTTACTGGAGAAATCTCATCTGGAGTTACTGTAAATGATCCGCAATATGTAAAAGACCAAAGAGTAGGAGCAACATTCGTTTTATATCCTAGACCTTTTGGAATCCAGACAGAATATAATATTGGGAAAGGTCCAAGATATAATACAGTAACAAATACAGTTGATGAAACGGACCTAAATGGAGGTTATGTTTTATTAAACTATAAATGGGATATTAAAAAACAGCATATTTATCCTTTCGCTAAGTTTCAATATTATGACGGAGGAAAAAAATATGAAAAAGATGCCAGAAGCTACATTGTAAGAGATTACCAAATTGGTGTCGAATGGCAGCCAATTAAAGCTTTTGAGTTAACGGCAGAATATGTAATTGCTGACAGAACTTTTGAAGACAGTGCACTTCCAATAAACAGACAACAAGGAAATGTGTTACGATTACAAGCACAGTTTAATTTCTAG
- a CDS encoding deoxycytidylate deaminase yields MEVKKLNKYDKAYLRIAREWSQLSYCKRKQVGAIIVKDRMIISDGYNGTPSGFENCCEDEEGLTRWDVLHAEANAILKVARSTQSCEGATLYITLSPCKECSKLIHQSGIKRVVYKDGYRDDSGIQFLIKAGVEVQHIPDLEE; encoded by the coding sequence ATGGAAGTAAAAAAATTGAATAAATACGATAAAGCGTATCTTCGAATTGCAAGAGAGTGGAGTCAGCTTTCTTATTGTAAAAGAAAACAAGTTGGTGCTATTATCGTAAAAGACCGAATGATTATTTCTGACGGTTACAACGGAACGCCATCCGGATTTGAAAATTGCTGTGAAGATGAAGAAGGCTTAACACGCTGGGATGTTTTACATGCCGAAGCAAATGCCATCCTGAAAGTAGCAAGATCAACACAATCTTGTGAAGGGGCAACATTATATATTACGCTTTCGCCTTGCAAAGAATGCAGTAAATTAATACATCAGTCGGGGATAAAAAGAGTGGTTTATAAAGATGGATATCGCGATGATTCTGGAATTCAATTTTTAATAAAAGCAGGGGTAGAAGTACAGCATATTCCTGACTTAGAAGAGTAA
- a CDS encoding nuclear transport factor 2 family protein has translation MKIEAVINAEIELLTAVKSSDVLVLEKMLHDDLLFNLPDGQTITKEFDLNSYRSGKMKIDSLEASDQIINIIDDSAVVAVTISLKGTYETTPIKGVFKYIRVWKQFENNLKVIAGSCIQLA, from the coding sequence ATGAAAATAGAAGCCGTTATTAATGCAGAAATAGAACTTCTGACTGCAGTTAAGAGTTCGGATGTTTTGGTTTTGGAAAAAATGCTGCACGATGATTTATTATTCAATCTTCCAGACGGACAAACGATAACTAAAGAATTTGATTTGAATTCGTATCGCTCAGGTAAAATGAAAATTGATTCTTTGGAAGCTTCGGATCAAATTATTAATATCATTGATGATTCGGCTGTAGTTGCTGTTACCATTTCATTAAAAGGAACTTACGAAACAACTCCAATAAAGGGTGTTTTCAAATATATTAGAGTCTGGAAACAATTTGAAAATAATCTAAAAGTTATTGCGGGAAGCTGTATTCAGCTGGCATGA